A single region of the Streptomyces sp. NBC_00425 genome encodes:
- a CDS encoding sensor histidine kinase, with translation MGLPMVWRQWLARHDRIRDALPAVPLIVIAVAATAVGPSHWHEPRWDEVVWTALSCVPLAFRSRWPLGVALFTLAGDLTLMAVASHISPTPGASLVALYTLALLGNRRTAWIVGALAAVAITGVYAATHAQSVVGGPGLLRFDLAIAATALGRTVLNRRQNLAAARERVEHAERTREEEARRRVTEERVRIARDLHDVVTHHITLVNAQAGVAHHLMRANPEQAYAALAHIKDNSRAALDELRATVGLLRQPDDAPGSRAPIPRLADLDALVGGFRASGMPVSLSSTGDPSLLAPATELTAYRIIQEALTNTHKHASGTRATVELDHGVHSLRITVTDDGRPGAPKGAGTGHGLIGMRERATAIGGTVTAGPLPEGGFQVVAELPLSLTPTTV, from the coding sequence ATGGGACTGCCCATGGTGTGGCGACAGTGGCTGGCTCGTCATGACCGGATCAGAGACGCGCTGCCCGCCGTTCCGCTGATCGTGATCGCCGTGGCGGCGACCGCCGTCGGCCCGTCACACTGGCACGAGCCGCGGTGGGACGAGGTGGTGTGGACGGCGCTGTCGTGCGTGCCGCTGGCCTTCCGGAGTCGCTGGCCCCTGGGCGTCGCCCTCTTCACCCTGGCCGGCGACCTCACACTGATGGCCGTCGCCTCGCACATCTCGCCGACACCGGGGGCGAGTCTCGTCGCCCTGTACACCCTCGCCCTCCTCGGCAACCGGCGCACCGCGTGGATCGTCGGCGCCTTGGCGGCCGTGGCGATCACCGGTGTCTACGCCGCGACCCACGCGCAGTCCGTGGTGGGGGGTCCCGGCCTGCTGCGGTTCGACCTCGCGATCGCGGCCACCGCGCTCGGCCGCACCGTCCTCAACCGCCGCCAGAACCTCGCGGCGGCCAGGGAACGCGTGGAACACGCCGAACGCACGCGGGAGGAAGAGGCCCGGCGCCGGGTCACGGAGGAACGCGTGCGCATCGCGCGCGACCTGCACGACGTGGTCACCCACCACATCACCCTGGTCAACGCCCAGGCGGGGGTGGCCCACCACCTCATGCGCGCCAACCCGGAACAGGCCTACGCGGCACTGGCCCACATCAAGGACAACAGCCGCGCCGCGCTCGACGAACTGCGCGCCACCGTCGGTCTGCTGCGTCAGCCCGACGACGCGCCCGGCTCGCGTGCCCCCATCCCGCGACTGGCCGATCTCGACGCCCTCGTCGGCGGGTTCCGGGCAAGCGGCATGCCCGTGTCGCTGTCGAGCACCGGCGATCCGTCGCTCCTGGCACCCGCAACCGAGCTGACCGCCTACCGGATCATCCAGGAAGCACTCACCAACACGCACAAGCACGCCTCCGGGACCCGGGCCACGGTGGAGCTGGACCACGGGGTGCACTCGCTCCGGATCACCGTCACCGACGACGGGCGGCCGGGCGCGCCCAAAGGCGCGGGAACCGGCCACGGGCTGATCGGGATGCGTGAACGGGCCACCGCCATCGGCGGTACCGTGACCGCTGGGCCGCTACCCGAGGGAGGCTTCCAGGTCGTCGCCGAGCTGCCGCTCTCGCTCACCCCCACCACTGTCTGA
- a CDS encoding MMPL family transporter has product MSPLARWCHRHRLAVVLAWVGLLLALGAGVGAADSAFGNSSTSQDTDSAKATALLQQASDSAAGKSGRVVWQLDGGEVTEPAAEKAMTGTLKGIADAPGVAAVTSPYTPVGKGQISKDGRTAYATVAFDQDVSDAQIDHVKELATEPETGSLHIALNGQAFTVNPEPNAVADAMGIVLAFIVLLFVFRAVWVAALPIITAVIGVGTSAVTVMLLSHLITLSDTTLTLGSLIGLGVGIDYALFIVNRHRANLMAGMSVAESVAKSLNTSGRAVVFAGLTVVVALLGMLTLNVGIINGMAIGAAVTVVLTVLAAITLLPAMLGLIGPRVLSRKERRETAGGTQPRSSGRTGAWGRWAERVQARPKALGLVALAVLTALAFPTLSLRLGASDDGNLPTSSTNRQAYDMIADGFGPGFNGPLVLAVQAPTAADKAAEAKLVTALGKVDGVASANAAPMKDGQTVGVVSVVPTTSPQSEATSDLIHHLRDDVIPQAEQGTSMKVYVGGVTASNDDFASVLMGKLPFFVLVIAALGFLLLTVAFRSLLIPAVGAVLNILSIGVAFGAIVVVFQYGFGAGLLGLGAGGPIESFVPILVVGIMFGLSMDYQVFLVSRMREEWAHTGDSHRAVRVGQAETGKVIAVAATIMVCVFGSFVFGGMRVISEFGVSLAVAVAADALLIRMMVVPALMHLCGKANWWLPRSLDRALPNVSVEGPADQPAQPHAVPQRTTADLAN; this is encoded by the coding sequence ATGTCCCCTCTCGCCCGCTGGTGTCACAGGCACCGGCTCGCCGTCGTCCTGGCCTGGGTGGGCCTGTTGCTCGCCCTGGGGGCCGGGGTCGGTGCCGCCGACAGCGCCTTCGGCAACAGCTCGACCTCGCAGGACACCGACTCGGCCAAGGCCACGGCCCTGCTGCAGCAGGCCTCCGACAGCGCCGCGGGCAAGAGCGGCCGGGTGGTCTGGCAGCTGGACGGCGGCGAGGTCACCGAGCCCGCCGCCGAGAAGGCGATGACCGGCACGCTCAAGGGCATCGCCGACGCACCGGGCGTCGCCGCGGTGACCAGTCCCTACACCCCCGTCGGCAAGGGACAGATCAGCAAGGACGGCAGGACCGCCTACGCGACGGTCGCGTTCGACCAGGACGTCTCGGACGCCCAGATCGACCACGTGAAGGAACTCGCCACCGAACCGGAGACGGGGAGCCTGCACATCGCCCTCAACGGGCAGGCGTTCACCGTCAACCCGGAGCCGAACGCGGTCGCCGACGCCATGGGCATCGTCCTCGCCTTCATCGTGCTGCTGTTCGTCTTCCGGGCGGTGTGGGTGGCGGCGCTGCCCATCATCACGGCCGTCATCGGAGTCGGCACCTCCGCGGTCACGGTGATGCTGCTCAGCCACCTCATCACGCTCTCCGACACCACGCTGACCCTCGGCTCGCTGATCGGCCTGGGCGTGGGCATCGACTACGCGCTGTTCATCGTCAACCGCCACCGCGCCAACCTGATGGCCGGCATGAGCGTCGCAGAGTCGGTCGCCAAGTCCCTCAACACCTCCGGCCGGGCCGTGGTCTTCGCCGGACTCACCGTCGTCGTCGCGCTGCTCGGCATGCTCACCCTGAACGTCGGCATCATCAACGGCATGGCCATCGGCGCCGCCGTCACCGTGGTGCTGACCGTCCTGGCCGCCATCACCCTGCTGCCGGCGATGCTCGGCCTGATCGGTCCGCGCGTCCTCAGCCGCAAGGAGCGCCGTGAGACGGCCGGCGGGACCCAGCCGCGTTCCTCGGGCCGCACCGGGGCGTGGGGCCGGTGGGCCGAGCGGGTGCAGGCCAGGCCCAAAGCCCTGGGTCTCGTCGCTCTCGCCGTGTTGACTGCGCTCGCGTTCCCGACGCTCTCCCTGCGCCTCGGCGCGTCCGACGACGGCAACCTGCCCACGTCCTCGACGAACCGTCAGGCGTACGACATGATCGCCGACGGCTTCGGCCCCGGCTTCAACGGCCCGCTCGTCCTGGCCGTCCAGGCACCCACCGCCGCCGACAAGGCAGCCGAGGCGAAGCTGGTCACCGCTCTCGGAAAGGTCGACGGTGTCGCCAGTGCCAACGCCGCGCCCATGAAGGACGGGCAGACCGTCGGAGTGGTCTCCGTCGTCCCGACGACCTCCCCGCAGTCCGAAGCCACCTCCGACCTGATCCACCACCTGCGTGACGACGTGATCCCGCAAGCCGAGCAGGGCACGTCGATGAAGGTCTACGTGGGCGGTGTCACCGCGAGCAACGACGACTTCGCGTCGGTCCTGATGGGCAAGCTGCCCTTCTTCGTGCTGGTGATCGCCGCGCTCGGCTTCCTCCTGCTGACCGTCGCCTTCCGCAGCCTGCTCATCCCGGCGGTCGGCGCCGTGCTCAACATCCTCAGCATCGGGGTGGCGTTCGGCGCGATCGTGGTCGTCTTCCAGTACGGCTTCGGCGCCGGACTGCTCGGACTCGGCGCCGGCGGACCGATCGAGTCGTTCGTGCCGATCCTGGTCGTCGGCATCATGTTCGGCCTGTCCATGGACTACCAGGTCTTCCTCGTCAGCCGGATGCGCGAGGAGTGGGCCCACACCGGTGACAGCCACCGCGCGGTCCGGGTCGGGCAGGCCGAGACCGGCAAGGTCATCGCCGTGGCCGCCACCATCATGGTCTGCGTCTTCGGCTCCTTCGTGTTCGGCGGCATGCGGGTGATCTCCGAGTTCGGGGTCAGCCTCGCGGTGGCGGTCGCCGCGGACGCCCTGCTGATCCGCATGATGGTCGTCCCCGCCCTCATGCACCTGTGCGGGAAGGCGAACTGGTGGCTGCCCCGCAGTCTGGACAGGGCACTGCCCAACGTGTCCGTGGAAGGCCCTGCCGACCAGCCGGCGCAGCCGCACGCGGTGCCGCAACGGACGACCGCAGACCTGGCCAACTGA
- a CDS encoding indolepyruvate ferredoxin oxidoreductase family protein, which translates to MTAPITETGRPGGRRFRLDDRYRREEGVVHLSGIQALVRILLDRSRRDNTNGLRTATFVSGYEGSPLAGYDIELGRRGALLHEHDIVHKPGLNEELAATAVMGSQLAGQVGASRCDGVVGIWYGKSPGLDRASDALRHANLVGTGPSGGAVALVGDDPGAKSSSVPCASEATLADLAIPTLYPADAQDVLDFGLHAQFLSRFSGLWAGLKITTAVADSASTAVVARNRITGTEGDGSPSPHKPSSMLLGANLMSLERSLHDIRLPRAVAYARLNRLNRLVQRGPSDTIGILTSGKTYLDVREGLRIIGLTDTDLARYGIRILKLGMIFPLERDAVIEFADGLDQLVVVEEKRPFLETAVKEILYGRPNAPVVHGKQDQHGRSLFSRSGELDVDSIAAGLSRVLAPLGIEAAHAWRQRPKARATLALPLLARSPYYCSGCPHNTSTTVGGDSLVGAGIGCHSMVVFMDPEQVGPVVGMTQMGGEGAQWIGLEPFVDADHFVQNIGDGTFMHSGSLAVRAAVAAGVNVTFKLLYNGTVAMTGGQDAVGNLPVDRLAAMLLHEGVAKVIITTEDRARIPRARLPKSVKVLDRAEIEGALAELKATAGVTVLIHDQECAAEKRRARRRGKAEGPTTRVWINERICEGCGDCGRKSNCLSVHPVSTEFGRKTRIDQSSCNLDYSCLDGDCPAFMTITPAGKPKHADLPALGPTDIAEPARTAGAGSFGMRITGIGGTGIVTISQVLATAAVIDGRHARSLDQTGLAQKGGAVVSDIKITEDAVEQGAKIAEGQCDLYLACDPLVATDPKYLSVASADRTVAVMTTTEIPTGQMVVDTTVGFPAPDVVRHAVHDAMSRLIALDSGSLATQLFDDEQYANMLLVGAAYQTGLLPMAAPAIEEAITLNAIAVERNVQAFRRGRQAVADPEALSATLADPTLPDVEPRLPAGTTELVALVTDDEESELHRLLTVRVSDLIDYQDRRYARAYVDFVQTVAATERAAADGSNELTEAVARCLHKLMAYKDEYEVARLAIDPAVDDRITAAFGSASRRSYRLHPPVLRALGMERKVALGSWFRPVLKMLHGLRRVRGTRLDVFGLQHMRRIERDLVGEYRESIKTAIALLTEENLADVRRLAELPDAVRGYEGVKLAAIERYQAEQARILGELRESADPVPTEAGQGR; encoded by the coding sequence ATGACTGCACCCATCACCGAGACCGGGCGGCCGGGCGGGCGACGCTTCCGTCTGGATGACCGCTACCGCCGCGAGGAAGGCGTCGTGCACCTCTCCGGGATCCAGGCTCTCGTCCGCATTCTGCTGGACCGCTCCCGGCGTGACAACACGAACGGACTGCGTACCGCGACATTCGTCTCGGGATACGAGGGATCACCACTGGCCGGCTACGACATCGAGTTGGGCCGACGCGGGGCGTTGTTGCACGAGCACGACATCGTCCACAAACCGGGGCTGAACGAGGAGCTCGCCGCGACCGCCGTCATGGGCAGCCAGCTGGCCGGCCAGGTCGGCGCTTCCCGGTGCGACGGCGTCGTGGGCATCTGGTACGGCAAGTCCCCCGGCCTCGATCGCGCCTCCGACGCTCTCCGCCACGCGAACCTGGTGGGAACCGGCCCTTCCGGCGGTGCCGTCGCGCTGGTCGGCGACGACCCGGGAGCCAAGTCGTCCAGCGTGCCGTGTGCCAGCGAGGCGACGCTCGCGGACCTGGCGATCCCAACGCTGTACCCGGCCGATGCCCAGGACGTCCTCGACTTCGGGCTCCACGCGCAGTTCCTCTCCCGGTTCAGCGGCCTGTGGGCGGGCCTGAAGATCACCACCGCCGTGGCGGACTCAGCGTCCACGGCCGTCGTGGCACGCAATCGGATCACGGGCACCGAGGGCGACGGGAGCCCCAGCCCGCACAAGCCGAGCTCCATGCTCCTGGGCGCGAACCTCATGTCCCTCGAACGCAGCCTGCACGACATCCGCCTCCCTCGTGCCGTGGCGTACGCCCGCCTCAACCGCCTCAACCGCCTGGTCCAGCGCGGGCCGTCGGACACGATCGGCATCCTGACATCCGGCAAGACCTACCTCGACGTCCGCGAGGGCCTCCGCATCATCGGCCTCACCGACACAGACCTCGCACGGTACGGCATCAGGATCCTCAAGCTCGGCATGATCTTCCCCCTCGAACGCGACGCCGTCATCGAGTTCGCGGACGGTCTCGACCAACTGGTCGTCGTCGAGGAGAAACGGCCGTTCCTCGAAACCGCCGTCAAGGAGATCCTGTACGGCCGTCCCAACGCCCCGGTCGTCCACGGCAAACAGGACCAGCACGGGCGATCGCTGTTCAGTCGCTCAGGAGAGCTCGACGTGGACAGCATCGCCGCCGGACTGTCCAGGGTGCTGGCTCCGCTCGGCATCGAAGCCGCCCACGCATGGCGTCAGCGCCCCAAAGCGCGTGCGACGTTGGCGCTGCCCCTTCTGGCCCGCAGCCCGTACTACTGCTCGGGGTGTCCGCACAACACCTCGACCACCGTCGGTGGGGACTCACTGGTCGGCGCTGGGATCGGCTGCCACTCCATGGTCGTGTTCATGGATCCCGAACAGGTCGGCCCGGTCGTCGGCATGACCCAGATGGGCGGGGAAGGTGCTCAGTGGATCGGATTGGAACCGTTCGTCGACGCCGACCACTTCGTGCAGAACATCGGTGACGGCACCTTCATGCATTCAGGCAGTCTGGCCGTCCGGGCAGCGGTCGCCGCGGGGGTGAACGTCACGTTCAAGCTGCTCTACAACGGAACGGTCGCCATGACCGGCGGCCAGGACGCCGTCGGTAACCTGCCGGTCGACCGGCTCGCCGCCATGCTGCTGCACGAAGGCGTCGCCAAAGTGATCATCACGACAGAGGACAGGGCCCGCATCCCACGGGCCCGGCTTCCGAAGTCGGTGAAGGTTCTGGACCGGGCCGAGATCGAGGGAGCGCTCGCGGAGCTTAAGGCCACTGCCGGTGTCACGGTCCTCATCCATGACCAGGAATGCGCCGCCGAGAAACGGCGCGCCCGTCGGCGCGGTAAGGCCGAGGGGCCGACGACGCGAGTGTGGATCAACGAGCGCATCTGCGAGGGCTGCGGTGACTGCGGCCGCAAGTCGAACTGTCTGTCGGTTCACCCGGTCTCGACCGAGTTCGGCCGCAAGACCAGGATCGACCAGTCCTCGTGCAACCTGGACTATTCGTGTCTCGACGGCGACTGCCCGGCGTTCATGACCATCACGCCCGCCGGCAAGCCGAAGCACGCCGACCTTCCCGCCCTGGGCCCCACCGACATCGCCGAGCCGGCCCGCACGGCCGGAGCCGGATCCTTCGGTATGCGGATCACCGGGATCGGCGGAACCGGCATCGTCACCATCTCGCAGGTGCTGGCGACCGCGGCCGTCATCGACGGCCGCCACGCCCGCAGCCTCGACCAGACCGGACTGGCCCAGAAGGGCGGCGCGGTCGTCTCCGACATCAAGATCACTGAGGATGCCGTCGAACAGGGCGCCAAGATCGCCGAGGGACAATGCGACCTCTACCTCGCGTGCGATCCGCTCGTCGCGACCGACCCGAAGTACCTCTCCGTCGCCTCCGCGGATCGCACCGTCGCCGTCATGACCACGACCGAGATACCCACCGGGCAGATGGTGGTCGACACGACCGTCGGCTTCCCGGCTCCCGATGTCGTACGTCATGCCGTCCACGACGCGATGAGCCGGCTCATCGCTCTGGACTCCGGCTCGCTGGCCACGCAGCTCTTCGACGACGAGCAGTACGCCAACATGCTCCTGGTGGGTGCCGCCTACCAGACCGGGCTGCTGCCGATGGCGGCTCCGGCCATCGAAGAGGCCATCACCCTGAACGCAATCGCCGTCGAACGCAATGTGCAGGCCTTCCGGCGAGGCCGCCAGGCGGTCGCCGACCCCGAGGCGCTGAGTGCCACGCTTGCCGACCCGACGCTCCCAGACGTGGAACCGCGGCTGCCCGCCGGGACCACCGAGCTCGTGGCGTTGGTCACCGATGATGAGGAATCGGAGCTGCATCGCCTCCTCACCGTGCGTGTGTCCGACCTCATCGACTACCAGGACAGGCGCTACGCCCGCGCCTACGTCGACTTCGTCCAGACGGTGGCGGCCACGGAGCGCGCTGCCGCCGACGGCTCGAACGAGCTGACCGAGGCTGTCGCCCGCTGTCTCCACAAGCTCATGGCATACAAGGACGAGTACGAGGTCGCACGACTCGCCATCGACCCAGCCGTGGACGACCGCATCACCGCGGCATTCGGAAGCGCGAGCCGACGCTCCTACCGCCTGCATCCACCCGTCCTGCGAGCCCTGGGCATGGAAAGGAAGGTCGCTCTAGGAAGCTGGTTCCGCCCGGTCCTCAAAATGCTGCATGGGCTGCGGCGCGTTCGAGGAACCCGCCTCGATGTGTTCGGGCTCCAGCACATGCGACGCATCGAGCGTGATCTCGTCGGCGAGTACCGGGAGTCGATCAAGACCGCGATCGCGCTCCTGACCGAGGAGAACCTTGCCGATGTTCGCCGGCTCGCGGAACTGCCCGATGCGGTCCGTGGATACGAAGGCGTCAAACTCGCGGCCATTGAGCGCTACCAGGCCGAGCAGGCGCGCATTCTCGGCGAGTTGCGGGAGAGCGCGGACCCCGTCCCGACGGAAGCCGGGCAGGGCCGTTGA
- a CDS encoding TetR/AcrR family transcriptional regulator — protein MKRTRMRRDQRLNNAKLIQAAAELFERCEQPISLADIARQADVSVATAYRHFESADDALSAYRRDIVSKFRDHSLEQPSNGLALLESVCGFWVDLVLAEGAALVHRRSPEGFLARYKADEPYLEGQAEALARPVRELVAILGVGELVGVEDEAAFLWNVLFDPREIFDLRDTLALSPAQITHRLVLAFRGALLGWATARLTEPA, from the coding sequence ATGAAGAGGACGCGCATGCGCAGGGACCAGCGGTTGAACAACGCCAAGCTGATCCAGGCCGCCGCAGAGCTTTTCGAGCGTTGCGAGCAGCCGATCAGCCTCGCCGACATCGCTCGGCAGGCGGACGTGTCGGTCGCGACGGCTTACCGGCACTTCGAGTCAGCGGACGACGCCCTCAGTGCCTACCGGCGGGACATCGTGAGCAAGTTCCGCGATCACAGCCTCGAGCAGCCGAGCAACGGTCTGGCCCTGCTCGAGAGTGTCTGCGGCTTCTGGGTGGACCTCGTCCTCGCCGAGGGCGCGGCGCTGGTGCACCGCCGGTCACCGGAAGGGTTCCTCGCTCGGTACAAGGCCGATGAGCCGTACCTGGAAGGCCAGGCGGAGGCCCTGGCCCGTCCTGTCCGCGAACTCGTGGCGATTCTCGGGGTGGGAGAGCTCGTCGGCGTCGAGGACGAGGCCGCCTTCCTGTGGAACGTCCTCTTCGACCCCCGGGAGATCTTCGATCTCCGTGACACGCTCGCGCTGTCGCCCGCGCAGATCACGCACCGACTGGTGTTGGCGTTCCGCGGTGCGCTGCTCGGCTGGGCGACCGCGCGGCTGACCGAGCCAGCCTGA
- a CDS encoding RraA family protein: protein MTYAPTSAGSPNIEVGPKWQRPDGELLAQFQRHSVANIGDALGRLGMPDGGITPLWDGCRAVGSALTVLTVAGDDLAVIDAVAHIESGDFLVINGFGYPGRAVMGDILTQYFSSRGAVGAIVDGAVRDRDEIRQQHFPVWSRTVTPAGPWKHGPGAVGTPVAIGGVVINPGDVVVADADGVVAVPLRKAHGIAAELARIAESEQGMRTQAKQAPTK, encoded by the coding sequence ATGACCTACGCGCCGACATCGGCCGGCTCGCCCAACATCGAGGTCGGCCCGAAGTGGCAGCGCCCTGACGGGGAGTTGCTCGCACAGTTCCAGCGGCACTCGGTCGCCAACATCGGAGACGCACTCGGACGCCTCGGCATGCCCGACGGCGGCATCACACCCCTCTGGGACGGCTGCCGTGCCGTGGGCAGCGCCCTGACGGTCCTGACGGTCGCCGGAGACGATCTGGCCGTGATCGACGCCGTCGCGCACATCGAATCCGGCGACTTCCTCGTCATCAACGGATTCGGTTACCCGGGCCGGGCGGTGATGGGCGACATCCTCACCCAGTACTTCTCCTCGCGGGGAGCCGTGGGAGCGATCGTCGACGGAGCGGTCAGGGACCGCGACGAGATCCGGCAGCAGCACTTCCCCGTGTGGTCGCGTACGGTCACGCCGGCAGGACCGTGGAAACACGGCCCGGGAGCCGTCGGGACGCCCGTCGCCATCGGCGGTGTCGTCATCAACCCCGGTGACGTGGTCGTGGCCGACGCGGACGGCGTCGTCGCAGTGCCCCTGAGGAAGGCGCACGGCATCGCCGCCGAGCTGGCGCGGATCGCGGAATCCGAACAGGGCATGCGCACGCAGGCCAAGCAGGCGCCCACGAAATGA
- a CDS encoding glycoside hydrolase family 2 TIM barrel-domain containing protein, with protein MIRIPFNDAWRVGPLVSVHEAIVVAGAGEEEVTLPHDAMLGGGRSAENSGGPQTGYFRDGKWTYEKQFDVPEEWATKRVTFEFEGVYRDAMVYINGALAGQWAGGYSRFHVSADPFLQYGRANTVRVDAQAHQDSRWYSGGGLHRPVSVLVGDLVHVTPTGLRVTTPDIDADLATVVAETEIVNEDVCTHVVDVLLQILDAGGEVVASDRARVTLLAGEGITTHQRAYVQRPSLWSVDSPHLYHASVRLFDDNRPLDEASTHFGIRTVTADPIRGLRINGESVKLRGGAIHHDNGILGAADFADAAERRVRTLKAAGFNAVRSAHNPMSIALLDACDRLGMLVMDELFDVWTVAKSGDDYSRRFPQWWERDVDSLVAKDFNHPSVIMYSIGNEIIEAGTPHGTRLGRRIADRVRAQDPTRLVTHALQGMYIARDKIPALKAELGQDAASVRGLNDYLGQVTHLIDALMASPVVGERLAEPASVLDVVGLNYGESRYVLDKEAHPNRVVVGSETFPTKIDRLWQLVTENPHVIGDFTWTAWDFLGEVGTGRHVYPEDQQVHRAPYPWLTAECGDIDVVGQRHPISYYREIVYGLTQTPYLAVRRPREDGYVIKPRAWTWTDVSPSWTFDVPDGSPLHVEAYAAAEEVEFRLNGTTVATVPVGTERNFVAEADVPYAPGLLEVVAYRDGAEVGRSALRTAGEPTHLSLETDRTELGADPQRLVHIDITLIDDSGVLNPNRDTKITIQVDGPGVLQGFGTGAPATEESFLDDSATSFKGRALAIVRATGETGRITVTARAHGLPDASLEIDVVQAPMHHVTREGQQ; from the coding sequence ATGATCCGCATCCCGTTCAACGACGCGTGGCGCGTCGGCCCTCTCGTGTCCGTTCACGAGGCGATCGTGGTCGCCGGCGCCGGTGAGGAAGAAGTCACCCTGCCGCACGACGCCATGTTGGGGGGAGGGCGGTCCGCGGAGAACTCCGGTGGACCGCAGACGGGCTACTTCCGCGACGGAAAGTGGACCTACGAGAAGCAGTTCGACGTTCCGGAGGAATGGGCGACGAAGCGAGTCACCTTCGAGTTCGAAGGTGTCTACCGTGACGCGATGGTCTACATCAACGGTGCTCTCGCCGGTCAGTGGGCGGGCGGATACTCCCGCTTCCACGTCAGCGCGGACCCCTTCCTGCAGTACGGCCGGGCCAACACCGTCCGGGTGGACGCACAGGCACACCAGGACTCCCGCTGGTACTCGGGGGGCGGCCTCCACCGTCCCGTCAGCGTCCTCGTCGGCGACCTCGTCCACGTCACCCCGACCGGGCTGCGAGTGACCACGCCGGACATCGACGCCGATCTTGCCACCGTGGTGGCGGAGACCGAGATCGTCAACGAGGACGTCTGCACTCACGTCGTCGACGTGCTCCTCCAGATCCTGGACGCCGGGGGCGAGGTCGTGGCGTCCGACCGGGCCCGGGTCACGCTCCTGGCGGGCGAAGGGATCACCACCCATCAGCGGGCCTACGTCCAGCGGCCGTCGCTGTGGAGCGTCGACTCGCCCCACCTTTACCACGCGTCCGTGCGCCTCTTCGACGACAACCGCCCGCTCGACGAGGCTTCCACTCACTTCGGTATCCGTACCGTCACCGCCGACCCGATCCGCGGCCTGCGGATCAACGGCGAGAGCGTCAAGCTCCGCGGCGGTGCGATCCACCACGACAACGGCATCCTCGGCGCCGCCGACTTCGCCGACGCCGCCGAGCGGCGGGTGCGGACGCTGAAGGCCGCGGGCTTCAACGCGGTACGCTCCGCGCACAACCCGATGAGCATTGCCCTGCTCGACGCGTGCGACCGTCTCGGCATGCTCGTCATGGACGAGCTGTTCGACGTGTGGACGGTCGCGAAGTCCGGTGACGACTACTCGCGCAGATTCCCGCAGTGGTGGGAACGCGACGTCGACTCGCTCGTGGCGAAGGACTTCAACCACCCCAGCGTGATCATGTACTCGATCGGCAACGAGATCATCGAAGCCGGAACCCCGCACGGCACGCGGCTGGGCCGCCGCATCGCCGACCGGGTACGCGCGCAGGACCCCACCCGCCTGGTCACCCACGCGCTCCAGGGCATGTACATCGCCCGCGACAAGATCCCCGCATTGAAGGCCGAACTGGGCCAGGACGCCGCCTCTGTCCGGGGCCTGAACGACTACCTCGGCCAGGTGACGCATCTGATCGACGCCCTCATGGCCTCGCCGGTCGTCGGAGAGCGACTCGCCGAGCCCGCCTCCGTGCTCGACGTCGTGGGACTCAACTACGGCGAGAGCCGGTACGTGCTGGACAAGGAGGCCCATCCCAACCGCGTGGTCGTGGGCTCGGAGACGTTCCCGACGAAGATCGACCGGCTGTGGCAGCTCGTCACCGAGAACCCCCACGTCATCGGCGACTTCACCTGGACCGCATGGGACTTTCTCGGCGAGGTGGGAACCGGCCGGCACGTCTATCCCGAGGACCAGCAGGTGCACCGCGCCCCCTACCCGTGGCTCACCGCCGAATGCGGGGACATCGACGTCGTCGGGCAGCGTCACCCGATCTCGTACTACCGCGAGATCGTCTACGGGCTCACACAGACGCCGTACCTCGCCGTGCGACGCCCTCGCGAGGACGGCTACGTCATCAAGCCCAGGGCCTGGACCTGGACCGATGTCTCCCCCAGCTGGACCTTCGACGTTCCTGACGGCTCGCCGCTCCATGTCGAGGCCTACGCGGCGGCCGAGGAGGTCGAGTTCCGGCTCAACGGCACCACCGTCGCGACCGTGCCCGTCGGTACCGAACGGAACTTCGTCGCCGAGGCCGACGTGCCCTACGCGCCCGGTCTCCTGGAGGTCGTGGCGTACCGCGACGGAGCGGAGGTGGGACGCTCGGCGCTGCGCACCGCCGGCGAACCCACGCACCTGAGCCTGGAGACGGACCGCACCGAACTCGGCGCCGATCCACAGCGGTTGGTCCACATCGACATCACCCTGATCGACGACAGCGGTGTGCTCAACCCGAACCGGGACACAAAGATCACGATCCAGGTCGACGGTCCCGGGGTCCTCCAAGGATTCGGTACGGGAGCCCCGGCCACCGAGGAGAGCTTCCTCGACGATTCCGCCACGTCGTTCAAGGGACGTGCCCTGGCGATCGTCAGGGCCACCGGGGAAACGGGACGGATCACCGTCACAGCCCGGGCGCACGGACTCCCGGACGCCTCCCTCGAGATCGACGTCGTCCAGGCACCCATGCATCACGTGACACGGGAAGGACAGCAATGA